From Diospyros lotus cultivar Yz01 chromosome 4, ASM1463336v1, whole genome shotgun sequence, a single genomic window includes:
- the LOC127799438 gene encoding uncharacterized protein LOC127799438, producing MADVKNVAEGPELQQAMPTKRKADLTAVGSERQENDDSVKKHRLETSARENSSSVADESKRGDEDNDGKHENDELVKERVVESSGGPNSSSLAEESKLDGEDDGEDDEDDEADYEGEDDDDDEDSDEHSNGKPEVDRKGKGILKEKDKGKGKLIEESDDSSDGGSESSGDSSDLSDDPLAEVDLDNILPSRTRRRVHRPGINISNHPPNNVDDDGSDA from the coding sequence ATGGCGGACGTGAAGAATGTAGCAGAAGGACCAGAGCTCCAACAGGCAATGCCTACGAAGAGGAAAGCCGATCTCACCGCCGTAGGCAGCGAGAGACAAGAAAATGACGATTCAGTGAAGAAGCACAGATTAGAAACTTCTGCTCGTGAAAATTCTTCTTCCGTTGCCGATGAGTCGAAACGCGGTGATGAAGACAACGATGGTAAGCACGAAAACGACGAGTTGGTGAAGGAGAGAGTAGTGGAGTCTTCTGGTGGTCCAAACTCTTCCTCACTTGCGGAAGAGTCGAAACTCGATGGTGAAGATGATGGAGAAGacgatgaagatgatgaagcgGACTACGAAGGCgaggacgacgacgacgacgaagaCAGCGACGAGCATTCGAATGGGAAACCGGAAGTTGACCGTAAGGGCAAGgggattttgaaggaaaaagacAAGGGCAAAGGGAAGTTAATCGAAGAGTCAGACGATTCGAGTGACGGTGGGAGTGAATCATCTGGCGATAGCAGTGATCTCTCCGATGATCCCCTGGCAGAGGTCGATTTGGATAATATCCTTCCCTCCAGGACTAGGCGCCGCGTACATCGCCCTGGTATTAATATTTCGAATCATCCTCCCAACAACGTTGACGACGATGGCAGTGATGCTTAA